From a region of the Streptomyces sp. NBC_01454 genome:
- a CDS encoding type I polyketide synthase: MTALRKVTRDLRDTRRRLQVEEDRNGEPIAIVGMSCRFPGHVDSPEALWELVSSGRVASGSFPVDRGWDLDALFSEAADGKAASYVREGGFLYDAGWFDASFFGISPREAVTIDPQQRLLLEGAWEALERARISPQALRGSDVGVFAGAMNQDYAVRLHESIEDFEGFLTTGNTGSVVSGRLSYTLGLVGPAVTVDTACSSSLVTMHLAARSLRSRECSLALAGGVTVMSMPTTFTEFCKQRNLAPDGRAKSFAAAADGTAWAEGVGVLVLERLSDAERNGHPVLALIRGSAVNQDGASNGLSAPNGPSQERVIWQALRDARLTADEVDAVEGHATGTRLGDPIEAQALLATYGQGRPADRPLWLGSLKSNIGHAQAAAGVGGVIKMVMALRHGVLPQTLHVDAPTPKVDWSAGEVRLLTERREWPRAGRPRRAGVSSFGVSGTNAHLILEEAPEAPPHDAAADRTDTHGRGTLPWVLSARTAAAVREQARRLHSHLTDHPELVPAQVAGSLVTTRSTFDQRAVVLGTDRAELLDGLDSVVQGVPDARTVTGSAVAGREVVFVFPGQGGQWAGMALELMEEFPVFAETLHSCADALADHVDWSLLDVLREAEGAPGLDRVDVIQPVLFSVTVALADLWRSLGIEPSAVVGSSLGEIAAAYTAGTLSLADATKVAVLRSRALLELSGRSGMVSVPLGRAQVEELIAAWPDRLFVAGVNSPSISVVSGDNEAVDELLAVCAERGVRARRVATDCASHYPAVEALEERLLTDLADVAPTPARIAFLSTVSGEPAETETVPDAAYWYRNTRRTVEFGPVIQRLAATGSKVYIEISPHPVLQVALSEIVEGESREAAVLSTLRRNTSDRWAFLTSLAKAYVSGVTVDWAALPDLAGARHVDLPTYAFQRERYWPRPAAASNGGRGPGAAAPATVGQGTVDAHFWAAVENGDLGGLGPDVRFDDETPLKDVLPELACWHRQGLEQARVDGWRYVEQWRPLDVPATGPHGRWLLVHPGGTESDATTQWVRDSLLEAGCPVVDLLVDTTDTDPAAVTERLKQACAGDGPEPVGVVSLLAFDGRHDTACPSVPRGTAATLALVRALGAAGITAPLWCLTQGAVTTGTGDRPGAVEQAQIWGLGRVVALEHPDRWGGLVDLPSTLDPHVRTQLCAALGGAHTDEDQLALRPVGILGRRLVPDGGDRPAARTAPWRPAGTVLITGGTGALGAHVARWAAAQGAGHLLLTSRRGADAPGVAELRADLAASGAAVTVAACDVADRRAVQELLDGIPDRHPLTAVFHAAGVLDDGMTADLDTARLETVLAPKTEGARLLDELTRGTELSAFVLFSGFAATVGSSGQAGYAAANAHLDALAQRRRADGLPATSIAWGPWTGGGLVDEGIEERLLRRGLTAMEPRLAVLGLSALLSDGPDGPANVALVDVDWRRFLPSFTASRPSPLLRELHQPSHADPAATDVRDGREGTPGGGAGPTLAERLPGLTGAERDRLLLTTVRAQVAGTLGYPGPDAVPPRQQFKELGIDSLTALELRNGLQAVAGVALPATLVFDHPTPEAVAGHLSRTILGDGADSSSSLFTAIERLGSALGSADLDEAERNLVATRLRSLASRWDVGPSGGAGDVAQTLADADRAEVLAFIDRELGLS, from the coding sequence GTGACCGCGCTCCGGAAGGTCACGCGGGACCTGCGCGATACCCGGCGACGGCTTCAGGTGGAAGAGGACAGGAACGGCGAGCCCATTGCCATCGTGGGAATGAGCTGCCGATTCCCCGGCCATGTGGACTCCCCGGAAGCGCTCTGGGAGTTGGTGTCGTCAGGGAGGGTAGCGAGCGGCTCGTTCCCTGTGGACCGGGGCTGGGATCTGGACGCGCTCTTCAGCGAGGCGGCGGACGGAAAAGCAGCGTCGTATGTTCGCGAGGGCGGATTTCTCTACGACGCCGGATGGTTCGATGCCTCGTTCTTCGGGATATCTCCGCGCGAAGCCGTGACAATCGATCCCCAGCAGCGACTGCTGCTGGAAGGCGCCTGGGAGGCCTTGGAAAGGGCCCGGATTTCTCCACAGGCCTTGCGCGGCAGCGACGTCGGCGTCTTCGCCGGGGCCATGAACCAGGACTACGCCGTCCGACTGCACGAGTCCATCGAGGACTTCGAGGGTTTCCTGACAACTGGCAACACCGGAAGCGTGGTCTCCGGCCGGCTGTCCTACACCCTCGGTCTGGTCGGCCCGGCCGTAACCGTCGACACGGCCTGTTCCTCGTCGCTCGTGACCATGCACCTGGCGGCCCGGTCGCTGCGCAGTCGGGAATGCTCGCTGGCCCTTGCCGGCGGGGTGACGGTGATGTCGATGCCCACGACATTCACCGAGTTCTGCAAGCAGCGCAATCTTGCCCCCGACGGCCGGGCCAAGTCCTTCGCCGCCGCTGCGGACGGCACCGCGTGGGCCGAGGGCGTCGGCGTCCTCGTGCTGGAGCGGTTGTCCGACGCCGAACGCAACGGCCATCCCGTCCTCGCGTTGATACGTGGATCGGCGGTGAACCAGGACGGGGCCTCCAACGGCCTGTCCGCCCCGAACGGGCCTTCCCAGGAGCGTGTCATCTGGCAGGCCTTGCGCGACGCCCGGCTGACGGCCGATGAGGTCGACGCGGTCGAGGGCCATGCGACGGGGACGCGGCTGGGTGATCCGATCGAGGCGCAGGCGTTGTTGGCGACGTATGGCCAGGGCCGGCCGGCCGATCGGCCCTTGTGGCTGGGGTCGTTGAAGTCGAACATCGGGCATGCACAAGCTGCCGCGGGTGTCGGTGGCGTGATCAAGATGGTGATGGCGTTGCGGCACGGGGTGCTGCCGCAGACGCTGCATGTGGATGCACCGACGCCGAAAGTGGACTGGTCGGCGGGTGAGGTGCGGTTGCTCACGGAGCGGCGGGAGTGGCCGCGTGCGGGCCGGCCGCGCCGGGCGGGCGTGTCCTCCTTCGGGGTCAGCGGCACCAACGCCCACCTCATCCTCGAAGAAGCCCCGGAAGCTCCTCCACACGACGCTGCCGCGGACCGCACGGACACCCACGGCCGCGGAACGCTGCCGTGGGTCCTCTCGGCCCGTACCGCCGCCGCCGTCCGGGAGCAGGCCCGCAGGCTGCACAGCCACCTGACCGACCACCCCGAGCTCGTACCCGCTCAGGTCGCCGGCTCGCTGGTGACGACCCGGAGCACGTTCGACCAACGGGCCGTCGTCCTCGGCACGGACCGTGCCGAACTGCTTGACGGGCTGGACAGTGTCGTCCAGGGCGTTCCGGACGCACGGACGGTCACCGGTTCCGCTGTCGCCGGCCGCGAAGTGGTCTTCGTCTTCCCCGGTCAAGGAGGCCAGTGGGCAGGCATGGCCCTGGAGCTGATGGAGGAGTTCCCGGTCTTCGCCGAGACCCTGCACTCCTGCGCCGACGCCCTCGCCGACCACGTGGACTGGTCCCTGCTGGACGTCCTGCGCGAGGCTGAGGGGGCGCCGGGCCTGGACCGGGTCGATGTGATCCAGCCCGTGCTGTTCTCGGTCACGGTCGCCCTCGCCGACCTGTGGCGTTCCCTGGGCATCGAGCCTTCGGCCGTGGTGGGCAGTTCCCTGGGCGAGATCGCGGCCGCCTACACGGCCGGCACGCTGTCGCTCGCCGACGCGACCAAGGTGGCGGTGCTGCGCAGCCGGGCCCTGCTGGAACTGTCCGGACGCAGCGGCATGGTGTCCGTTCCTCTCGGGCGGGCGCAGGTCGAGGAACTGATCGCCGCCTGGCCGGACCGGCTGTTCGTCGCCGGGGTCAACAGCCCGTCCATCAGCGTGGTCTCCGGCGACAACGAGGCGGTGGACGAGCTGCTGGCGGTCTGTGCCGAGCGGGGCGTACGTGCCCGGCGCGTCGCCACCGACTGCGCCTCCCACTACCCCGCCGTCGAAGCCCTCGAAGAGCGGCTGCTGACGGACCTGGCGGACGTGGCGCCGACGCCGGCGCGCATCGCCTTCCTGTCGACGGTCTCCGGGGAGCCGGCGGAGACCGAAACGGTCCCGGACGCCGCGTACTGGTACCGCAACACGCGCCGGACCGTCGAGTTCGGGCCGGTCATCCAGCGGCTCGCCGCCACCGGGAGCAAGGTCTATATCGAGATCAGCCCCCACCCGGTGCTGCAGGTGGCGCTGTCCGAGATCGTGGAGGGAGAGAGCCGGGAGGCAGCCGTTCTCAGCACCTTGCGACGCAATACGAGCGACCGGTGGGCCTTCCTCACCTCCCTGGCCAAGGCATACGTCAGCGGCGTCACCGTCGACTGGGCGGCGCTGCCGGACCTGGCCGGCGCTCGGCACGTCGACCTGCCCACGTACGCCTTTCAGCGCGAGCGCTACTGGCCCCGTCCGGCGGCCGCGTCGAACGGCGGCCGTGGACCGGGGGCGGCCGCCCCCGCGACCGTCGGCCAAGGGACGGTGGACGCCCACTTCTGGGCGGCCGTGGAGAACGGGGACCTGGGCGGCCTCGGTCCGGACGTACGGTTCGACGACGAGACCCCGCTCAAGGACGTCCTCCCGGAGCTGGCCTGCTGGCACCGCCAGGGTCTCGAACAGGCCAGAGTGGACGGCTGGCGGTACGTCGAGCAGTGGCGGCCGCTCGACGTACCCGCCACCGGGCCGCACGGCAGGTGGCTGCTGGTCCACCCGGGCGGCACGGAGTCCGACGCCACCACCCAATGGGTGCGGGACAGCCTGCTGGAGGCGGGTTGCCCGGTCGTCGACCTCCTGGTCGACACGACGGACACCGACCCCGCGGCGGTCACCGAGCGCCTGAAGCAGGCCTGCGCGGGCGACGGGCCGGAGCCGGTCGGAGTGGTGTCCCTGCTGGCCTTCGACGGGCGGCACGACACCGCGTGTCCCTCGGTGCCCCGGGGCACGGCGGCGACCCTCGCCCTCGTCCGGGCGCTCGGCGCCGCCGGGATCACGGCACCCCTGTGGTGCCTGACGCAGGGCGCGGTCACCACCGGTACCGGCGACCGGCCCGGTGCGGTCGAGCAGGCTCAGATCTGGGGCCTGGGCAGGGTGGTGGCGCTGGAACACCCCGACCGCTGGGGCGGACTCGTCGACCTGCCGAGCACCCTCGACCCGCACGTACGAACCCAGCTGTGCGCGGCCCTGGGCGGCGCGCACACGGACGAAGACCAACTGGCGCTGCGCCCGGTCGGCATCCTCGGACGCCGACTCGTCCCGGACGGCGGCGATCGCCCGGCCGCTCGGACCGCCCCCTGGCGGCCGGCCGGAACCGTCCTCATCACCGGCGGTACCGGCGCTCTGGGCGCCCACGTCGCCCGCTGGGCCGCCGCCCAGGGAGCCGGCCATCTGCTGCTGACCAGCCGACGCGGGGCCGACGCGCCCGGCGTGGCCGAACTCAGGGCCGATCTGGCGGCGTCGGGTGCTGCCGTGACCGTCGCCGCCTGCGATGTCGCCGACCGCCGGGCCGTACAAGAACTGCTCGACGGCATTCCGGACCGGCATCCGCTGACGGCGGTTTTCCACGCTGCCGGAGTGCTCGACGACGGCATGACCGCCGACCTGGACACCGCACGCCTGGAAACCGTCCTGGCGCCGAAGACCGAAGGTGCCCGGCTGCTGGACGAACTCACCCGCGGCACCGAACTGTCGGCGTTCGTGCTGTTCTCCGGCTTCGCCGCCACCGTGGGCAGCAGCGGCCAGGCCGGTTACGCCGCCGCCAACGCTCACCTGGACGCCCTGGCCCAGCGGCGTCGGGCCGACGGACTGCCCGCCACCTCGATCGCCTGGGGGCCGTGGACCGGAGGCGGTCTCGTGGACGAGGGCATCGAGGAGCGCCTGCTGCGGCGCGGCCTCACCGCCATGGAACCCCGGCTGGCCGTCCTGGGGCTGTCCGCGCTGCTTTCCGACGGCCCCGACGGTCCCGCGAACGTGGCGCTCGTGGATGTCGACTGGCGGCGGTTCCTGCCCTCGTTCACCGCCTCCCGGCCGAGCCCCCTGCTGAGGGAACTGCACCAGCCCTCGCACGCGGACCCCGCCGCGACCGACGTGCGCGACGGGCGCGAGGGCACACCCGGCGGCGGGGCCGGCCCCACGCTGGCCGAACGCCTGCCGGGCCTCACCGGCGCGGAGCGGGACCGGCTCCTGCTGACGACGGTCCGTGCCCAGGTGGCCGGCACGCTCGGGTACCCCGGGCCCGACGCCGTGCCCCCACGGCAGCAGTTCAAGGAACTCGGTATCGATTCCCTCACCGCCCTCGAACTGCGCAACGGGCTGCAGGCCGTGGCCGGAGTCGCTCTCCCGGCCACGCTGGTCTTCGACCATCCGACACCGGAGGCGGTCGCCGGCCATCTGAGCCGGACCATCCTCGGTGACGGGGCGGACTCGTCGTCCTCCCTCTTCACCGCGATTGAACGCCTCGGCTCCGCGCTCGGCTCCGCCGACCTGGACGAAGCGGAACGAAACCTCGTCGCGACCCGACTGCGCTCTCTGGCCTCCCGATGGGACGTCGGCCCGTCGGGCGGCGCCGGAGACGTCGCACAGACGCTGGCGGACGCCGACCGGGCCGAGGTCCTCGCCTTCATCGACCGAGAGCTCGGCCTCTCGTAG
- a CDS encoding type I polyketide synthase, producing MRSEEELLDYLKRVTTDLHDTRVRLQATEEASREPIAIVGMGCRYPGGVFSPEDLWQLVAEGRDVIGDLPTDRSWNLDTLYDPDPTAPGTTYARGGGFVDTATHFDAGFFGISPREAAAMDPQQRLVLETGWEALERAGIPPTSLGGSDTGVYIGTGMQDHIIHLQKSRQEAEGFVGTGNAISVVSGRLAYTLGLEGPAVSVDTACSSSLVALHLAVQALRAEECSLALAGGATVINTPVMFVEFSRQRGLSPDGRCRSFAADADGTGWSEGVGVLALERLSDARRRGHRVLAVIRGSAVNQDGASNGLTAPNGPSQQRVIRRALTAARLTADEVDAVEAHGTGTRLGDPIEAQALLATYGQDRPADRPLWLGSLKSNIGHAQAAAGVGGVIKSVMALRHGVLPQTLHVDAPTPEVDWSAGEVRLLTERREWPRAGRPRRAGVSAFGISGTNAHLILEEAPEEAPEEAAAPAPRLTGMPWVVSGRGRQALRAQAARLRDWAAGHPDVAPEKVGLALATRRSVFEHTAVISGADHDALLSGLSALSEDRPAPGVRLETAAGGGLAFAFTGQGAQRPGMGRGLYETFPAYAEAFDEACAALDPHLERPLASIVFADDPADAEALKTTAYAQPALFAVETALFRLMQSIGVHPDLLIGHSVGELSAAHAAGVLSLQDAARLVAARGRLMQSLPEDGRMLAIQASQDEVLPWVAELAEKAGGLAVAAVNGPESVVVSGRTEAVNTLEKEFAGRGRRTRYLDVSHAFHSPLMDPVVDEFARIAASVTFRPATIPVVSNVTGDLAGDDRLTDPAYWAEHIRATVRFADGVRALAREQVDTVVELGPDAALTALGGEILDQDTAAFVPTLSRKHDETSTFLTALARLHARGIPVRWPAAATPSVESPDLPTYAFQRERHWLDGVAETDVAGTGLTGIGHPLLPAQTALPGTEGVVLTGSLSLRDHAWLADHAVMGVVLVPGAGLLDMALTAAGHAGCNRVEELTLESPLILPEQGARSVQVLVGAAQDAGQRALTIHSRPQDGDPQAAWTRHATGLLATGPQEEPATSSQAWPPTGAVPVPVDDLYLRLAEGGVDYGPSFRGLRAAWRLGEDFYADIDLPLLSDVERFSLHPALLDAALHSLALPGAILHTGQAHLPFSWSGVRLHASGADTLRIRVRGTGPSSVSLELADGTGRPVATVGELALRPVTPEQLRSPGADATSLYTVEWPVKELPGGAEGSAARTWALIADAEPDGYAVKGVELSHYTSLPALAAALDATDVPVPEAVLVPCFLPRSPGGPPEDSADLVERAHDYAATVLDLVRTWLANARFEASRLLLLTRGAVTPDAGHHPLSDALGSLAWGLVRTVQNEHPGRVLVADIDDDPASWSVLPGVLAHEEPQVAMRRGVAHVPRLTPARAAAERPTPFDGVGTVLVTGGTGGLGSLLARHLVVEHGVRQLLLTSRRGPQAPGAAELAAELSGLGAQVTVAACDMADSAAVRELLGSLPADHPLTAVIHTAGVLDDGLVEDLTPERLNTVLRPKADAAVVLDRLTRHLDLAAFVLYSSVGGTLGGPGQGNYAAANAFLDAVAHRRRAEGLPGLSLGWGLWSDTTGMAAEIGTTHVDRLNRSGLVTMSPAEGLALFDAALSGEYGPVVLPVRLDLPALQARATSGALPSVLADVVRTPAGPARAAKSGKVSGAALRTRLSELSEDERRRMLLDVVRENVAAVLGHSQGGAIDDEQPFKDLGLDSLTAVELRNRLASATGLTLPATLLFDLPSPSVLAHHLLTRMGSQESKSPVAEAVDHLAALLTTHDLGDPERGQVTARLRSLLWRLDDGGAQRTEDAADQAETDDDIFALVDRELGLA from the coding sequence ATGCGATCCGAAGAAGAATTGCTGGACTACTTGAAGCGCGTGACCACGGACCTGCACGACACCCGGGTGCGGCTTCAGGCGACGGAGGAGGCCTCCCGCGAGCCGATCGCGATCGTCGGGATGGGCTGCCGATACCCGGGCGGCGTGTTCTCGCCGGAGGATCTGTGGCAGTTGGTCGCCGAGGGGCGCGACGTCATCGGAGATCTGCCCACCGACCGTTCCTGGAACCTTGACACCCTCTACGACCCCGATCCGACGGCACCCGGTACCACGTACGCCCGCGGTGGTGGGTTCGTCGACACCGCTACCCATTTCGACGCGGGGTTCTTCGGGATTTCGCCGCGGGAAGCCGCCGCGATGGACCCGCAGCAGCGGCTGGTCCTGGAGACGGGCTGGGAGGCGCTGGAGCGCGCCGGAATCCCCCCGACGTCTCTCGGCGGGAGCGACACCGGTGTCTATATCGGTACGGGCATGCAGGACCACATCATCCACCTGCAGAAGTCCCGGCAGGAGGCCGAGGGATTCGTCGGCACCGGTAACGCCATCTCGGTGGTGTCCGGCCGGCTCGCCTACACGCTCGGGCTCGAAGGCCCCGCCGTCAGCGTGGACACGGCCTGCTCGTCCTCGCTGGTGGCACTGCACCTCGCGGTCCAGGCACTGCGGGCCGAAGAGTGCTCGCTGGCCCTGGCAGGAGGGGCGACGGTCATCAACACCCCTGTGATGTTCGTGGAGTTCAGCCGCCAGCGCGGGCTGTCCCCGGACGGCAGGTGCCGGTCCTTCGCGGCGGACGCGGACGGCACCGGCTGGTCGGAGGGCGTGGGTGTCCTGGCACTGGAGAGGCTGTCGGACGCGCGGCGTCGCGGGCACCGGGTGCTCGCTGTCATCCGTGGGTCGGCGGTCAACCAGGACGGCGCCTCGAACGGTCTGACGGCGCCGAACGGACCGTCGCAGCAACGGGTGATCCGGCGGGCACTGACCGCGGCCCGGCTGACGGCTGATGAGGTCGACGCGGTGGAGGCGCACGGGACGGGGACGCGGCTGGGTGATCCGATCGAGGCGCAGGCGCTGTTGGCGACGTATGGCCAGGACCGGCCGGCCGATCGGCCTTTGTGGTTGGGGTCGTTGAAGTCGAACATCGGGCACGCGCAGGCTGCCGCGGGTGTCGGTGGCGTGATCAAGTCGGTGATGGCGTTGCGGCACGGGGTGCTGCCGCAGACGCTGCATGTGGATGCGCCGACGCCGGAGGTGGACTGGTCGGCGGGTGAGGTGCGGTTGCTCACGGAGCGGCGGGAGTGGCCGCGTGCGGGCCGGCCGCGCCGGGCGGGCGTGTCCGCCTTCGGGATCAGCGGCACCAACGCCCACCTCATCCTCGAAGAAGCCCCGGAAGAGGCTCCCGAAGAGGCGGCTGCCCCAGCGCCCCGCCTCACGGGCATGCCGTGGGTGGTGTCCGGGCGGGGCAGGCAGGCGCTGCGGGCTCAGGCGGCCCGGTTGCGGGACTGGGCCGCGGGACACCCGGACGTGGCGCCGGAGAAGGTGGGCCTGGCCCTGGCCACGCGGCGGTCGGTGTTCGAGCACACCGCGGTGATCAGCGGCGCCGACCACGACGCACTGCTGAGCGGGCTGTCGGCCCTGAGCGAGGACCGGCCGGCGCCGGGCGTACGCCTGGAGACGGCGGCCGGGGGCGGTCTCGCCTTCGCGTTCACCGGGCAGGGAGCCCAGCGCCCGGGCATGGGACGCGGCCTGTACGAGACCTTTCCCGCGTACGCCGAGGCGTTCGACGAGGCGTGCGCGGCACTGGACCCGCACCTGGAGCGCCCGTTGGCGTCGATCGTCTTCGCTGACGATCCCGCCGACGCCGAGGCGCTGAAGACGACGGCGTACGCACAGCCGGCCCTGTTCGCCGTGGAGACGGCGCTGTTCCGCCTGATGCAGTCGATCGGCGTCCACCCGGATCTGCTGATCGGGCATTCGGTGGGCGAACTGTCCGCCGCTCACGCGGCCGGGGTGCTCTCCCTTCAGGACGCGGCACGGCTGGTGGCGGCCCGTGGGCGGCTGATGCAATCCCTGCCCGAGGACGGACGGATGCTCGCGATCCAGGCGTCGCAGGACGAGGTGCTGCCGTGGGTCGCCGAGCTGGCGGAGAAGGCCGGTGGCTTGGCGGTGGCCGCGGTGAACGGGCCCGAGTCGGTGGTGGTCTCGGGCCGCACCGAGGCCGTGAACACGCTGGAGAAGGAGTTCGCCGGACGTGGCCGCCGCACCCGATACCTCGACGTGAGCCACGCGTTCCACTCCCCGCTCATGGATCCGGTTGTGGACGAGTTCGCCCGGATCGCTGCGTCGGTCACCTTCCGGCCGGCGACGATCCCCGTGGTCTCCAATGTGACCGGGGACCTGGCCGGCGACGACCGGCTCACGGACCCCGCTTATTGGGCGGAGCACATCCGCGCCACGGTCCGGTTCGCCGACGGAGTACGGGCGTTGGCCCGCGAGCAGGTGGACACCGTGGTCGAACTGGGCCCGGACGCCGCACTTACGGCGCTCGGCGGCGAGATCCTCGACCAGGACACCGCCGCTTTCGTGCCCACCCTCAGCCGCAAGCACGACGAGACGTCCACGTTTCTGACGGCGCTGGCCCGGCTGCACGCCCGTGGCATCCCCGTCCGCTGGCCCGCCGCGGCCACGCCGTCCGTCGAATCACCGGACCTGCCCACCTACGCCTTCCAGCGGGAGCGCCACTGGCTGGACGGCGTGGCAGAGACCGATGTCGCGGGCACGGGCCTGACCGGCATCGGCCATCCGCTCCTGCCGGCACAGACCGCGCTGCCGGGCACAGAGGGCGTCGTCCTCACCGGCAGCCTGTCGCTGCGGGACCATGCCTGGCTCGCCGACCACGCCGTGATGGGCGTGGTGCTGGTGCCCGGCGCGGGGCTGCTGGACATGGCCCTGACCGCCGCCGGGCACGCGGGCTGCAACCGGGTCGAGGAGCTCACGCTGGAGAGCCCGCTGATCCTCCCCGAACAGGGAGCCCGCTCCGTGCAGGTCCTGGTCGGCGCGGCCCAGGACGCCGGACAGCGCGCGCTCACGATCCACTCGCGGCCGCAGGACGGCGACCCGCAGGCTGCTTGGACGCGCCACGCCACCGGGCTGCTCGCGACCGGCCCGCAGGAGGAGCCGGCCACCTCTTCGCAAGCCTGGCCGCCGACCGGGGCCGTCCCCGTCCCTGTCGACGACCTCTACCTCCGCCTGGCCGAGGGAGGCGTCGACTACGGACCGTCGTTCCGGGGACTGCGGGCCGCATGGCGGCTCGGCGAGGACTTCTACGCCGACATCGACCTTCCCCTCCTGTCCGACGTGGAGCGGTTCTCGCTCCACCCCGCGCTGCTGGACGCCGCCCTGCATTCCCTTGCCCTGCCCGGCGCGATCCTGCACACGGGCCAGGCGCACCTACCGTTCTCCTGGAGCGGGGTACGGCTGCACGCCTCGGGGGCCGACACGCTGCGCATACGGGTCCGGGGCACGGGGCCGAGCAGCGTCAGCCTGGAGCTGGCCGACGGTACGGGCCGGCCCGTCGCGACCGTCGGTGAACTCGCCCTCCGTCCGGTGACCCCGGAGCAATTGCGGTCCCCCGGCGCCGACGCCACCTCTCTGTACACAGTGGAGTGGCCCGTGAAGGAGCTGCCCGGGGGCGCGGAGGGCTCCGCGGCGCGGACCTGGGCGCTGATCGCAGACGCCGAGCCTGACGGGTACGCGGTCAAGGGCGTCGAGCTGAGCCACTACACGAGTCTCCCGGCGCTCGCCGCCGCCCTCGACGCCACGGACGTACCCGTGCCCGAAGCGGTCCTCGTCCCCTGCTTCCTCCCCCGCTCTCCAGGCGGCCCGCCGGAAGACTCCGCCGACCTCGTCGAGCGGGCGCACGACTACGCAGCGACCGTCCTCGACCTCGTGCGCACCTGGTTGGCGAATGCGCGTTTCGAGGCGTCCCGACTCCTCCTGCTCACCCGAGGCGCGGTCACGCCCGACGCCGGCCACCATCCCCTCAGCGACGCATTGGGCAGTCTCGCCTGGGGCCTCGTCCGGACCGTGCAGAACGAGCATCCGGGGCGGGTCCTCGTGGCCGACATCGACGACGATCCGGCGTCCTGGTCCGTGCTGCCCGGTGTACTCGCCCACGAGGAACCCCAGGTGGCCATGCGCCGTGGTGTCGCCCACGTGCCCCGCCTGACCCCGGCCCGCGCCGCCGCGGAGCGGCCCACCCCCTTCGACGGCGTGGGAACCGTGCTGGTCACCGGCGGTACGGGAGGACTGGGCAGTCTGCTGGCCCGTCATCTCGTGGTCGAGCACGGGGTACGGCAGCTGCTGCTGACCAGCCGCCGTGGTCCACAGGCGCCCGGAGCCGCTGAACTCGCCGCCGAACTGAGCGGGCTGGGAGCGCAGGTGACGGTCGCCGCGTGCGACATGGCCGACTCCGCCGCCGTCAGGGAACTCCTCGGCTCGCTCCCCGCCGACCATCCGCTCACCGCGGTGATCCACACGGCCGGCGTTCTGGACGACGGTCTCGTCGAGGATCTGACACCGGAGCGGCTGAACACGGTACTGCGTCCGAAGGCCGACGCCGCCGTTGTCCTGGACCGGCTGACACGTCACCTGGATCTGGCCGCGTTCGTGCTCTACTCCTCCGTCGGAGGCACCTTGGGCGGTCCGGGCCAGGGCAACTACGCCGCCGCGAACGCCTTCCTGGACGCGGTCGCCCATCGCCGCCGCGCCGAGGGACTCCCCGGACTCTCGCTGGGCTGGGGGCTGTGGAGCGACACCACCGGCATGGCCGCCGAGATCGGCACCACGCACGTCGACCGCCTGAACCGCTCCGGACTGGTCACGATGTCCCCCGCCGAGGGGCTGGCGTTGTTCGACGCGGCGCTCAGCGGGGAATACGGACCGGTGGTCCTGCCCGTCCGTCTCGACCTGCCCGCACTCCAGGCCCGCGCCACCTCAGGAGCGCTGCCGTCGGTGCTCGCCGACGTGGTCCGCACACCCGCGGGCCCGGCCCGCGCGGCGAAGAGCGGCAAGGTGTCCGGGGCCGCGCTGCGCACGAGGCTGTCGGAGCTGTCGGAGGACGAGCGCCGCCGGATGCTGCTGGACGTCGTACGCGAGAACGTGGCAGCCGTACTGGGCCACAGTCAGGGCGGGGCGATCGACGACGAACAGCCGTTCAAGGACCTCGGCCTCGACTCCCTCACCGCCGTGGAGCTGCGCAACCGCCTCGCCTCCGCCACCGGTCTCACACTCCCGGCCACCCTGCTGTTCGATCTGCCCTCGCCGTCGGTGCTTGCCCACCACCTGCTCACCCGCATGGGGTCGCAGGAGAGCAAGTCCCCGGTGGCCGAGGCTGTCGACCACCTCGCGGCACTGCTCACCACCCATGACCTGGGGGACCCGGAACGCGGCCAGGTCACCGCCCGACTGCGCTCCCTGCTGTGGCGGCTCGACGACGGCGGGGCACAGCGCACGGAGGACGCCGCGGACCAGGCGGAGACGGACGACGACATCTTCGCGCTCGTCGACCGGGAGCTGGGCCTGGCGTGA